The following nucleotide sequence is from Pectinophora gossypiella chromosome 17, ilPecGoss1.1, whole genome shotgun sequence.
TCTAAACTCAGCACGCGCATGGCCGGGTTAATAAATCAGAATCAATAATCGGCCATAATCGATACACGATCATGCGGAGAATCGATTTATAAATAATCGATGCGGCCGGGAAGTGTCGGCGAGCGGGCACGTAATGACGCTCTCAGTTTACCTTATTTGCCGGTCTATGGGCAATTCTCTTGGTTTAAACACAGACTATAGAGGTAACAAAAACTATCAGACTATAGCCAGTTTCACCATTTGGTGATGAGCTTTCTTATAGACTAGGTAGGTAACCTACCTATCGGATAAAATACCTTCAGCGTTCGTGTCAAATAtcagttacataacataaacaccctatatacgtcccactgctgggcacaggcctcccctcaatcaaccggagagggtaaggatcatactccaccacgctgctccaatgcgggttggtggagctgtttttaagactaatagccgggacccaacggcttaacgtgccctccgaagcacggaatcatcttactttttcggacaatcaggtgattcaagcctgaaaagtccttaccaaacaaaggatattctcacaaagtgatttcgacaatgtccccatcgggaatcgaacccggacctccggatcgtgagcctaacgctcaaaccactagaccacggaggctgtctgtgTTTGTAATATCAGTTATCAATTCAAAATTAATATACAGGGATGACTAAGACCATGAATGGATAGTTGCCTGTTTCACTAAAAAGGCCCGAGTTGCCATTTTCGATTACCTACGTTTTCCTTGCTACACGTTTCTTCAACATCTAATTATAAATCCATGTAGGTACCCACTAGGTATTTGAGTATGTAGTACCTAATACATGTAGAAATTAAACAGCTTCAAGTCAGAGCAGCAATAAAATTGTTCCCAGAATACTGCAAGTCTTCTTCTAAATTGACACTGTGATGAAACAGAAGTGGCTCGTTATTCGCAACTGATGATTCAAGGAGCCTAACGGAATAAATACAGAGGACGCAAGTATTTACAAGAAGCTTTTATATACTGCACTTTATAATATCTTTATCCTAATCTCGGCTTCCAAATCTCACGAATGTACAAATAGAGGTCGATAACCCTtacaaaaaagtttaaaaagacCTAAAAAAGGGAATCTCGTGTCGTTATCAAGTGCCGCAGTGACAAATGGATCCCGCCTTAGCCGCCAGCTACAAGAGGAATTCATTACCTCTCTTATTAATTGAGGGGCGGACACTTCCCTCCCTAATAGTACGCGGGATTATAAAAGGATTTTTTGTAACCTTCTAACTGGATGTTagatttgttatatttttcttaattacttCGTTTACGTACGTGTCTGTCGTTTGGGGATTGAGATATGGCGTCAGTAGCTACACCTAGTGTTGAAAAGTAGGTACCTGTTTTGTTAGCAGCGCCATCTCACGGGAAGTAGCATAAACGTTAATTTTACATACAACCTTGTATTATTAACGTATTCTGTGATACTTACACAATACTTGTTGAGAAGtgtctcataataataataactagttAACATTACGTTAGCTAAGTAGCGATGGTATAAAGTATGAATTATCTTACTTAAACAAAATGCCTTTTACATTAtcaatttagtttatttaacaCACGGGAGATGTAACAAAGTAAGTGTAAAAAGTAACAAACACCTAATCTCCAACAATAAAATTTAGGTCAACATATCGCGCGCATACCACAACCACTCCTATTCAGGAGCATAAGAAATTTCAACACTTCCGAAAGAACAGTACCTACAGATTAATCTGCCACTATCACCATTATATCGCATAGTTACGCAAGTTATCTGAAAACTGTCAATTTTCTATCTGCAACTCAAAAAATTTTATCTGGAGAGCTTGGGATAAAATGTAATTGAGAGTTTAGTACGAGAGTCGGTTGGTTTGTATGCGAGCGCGTGGTGTGGTTGTAAGTTGTAACAGTGGTTCGTGGGGTCTATTCTGTGTACAAGAGGAAGATGGATAGACCGAGCACGAGCCGGCAGTCGATGGAGAAGGTTGATAAGGTGGAAATGTATGAGGTCCGGGAACATGTGCCGTACCACGCTGAAGTGACCAGAGCGCCGGGGTCCGCGGAATATGACGCAGAGAGCGGCCAACTTTATACTAGCTCTTGGGAAGCAGCATGGACTGCCATCTGTCAGCTGGTCAACCTCCTCCACCATATGCAAGTGGCTATAGTCACGTTTGTGATGTGGCACTTCGCGCTCACTTCAGCCCCCAACGGATCCATCAGCAATTTACAACTTCACATCATATTTGCCGGCACAGGAGTACGTAGTGTTTTGTGTGGTGATCGTGGTGTTTGTATTAATGATGTGGTGGTCAGTCCGTTTTTGGAAAGTAATCGTTTAATGTTATGACACTAATGCTGTTACTATTATGTTTGTTTCGAAATGGTCTGAGAAATCATCGTTATCACCGAACATTTGTTTCGCATTCGTACGTTTTAACGTAATAGGTAACATAAAACTGCAATTCAACGAGGAATAGAAAATATTGCTTAGGTACAGggtatactaaataaatatacctaagaTCTATAGCATTGTCACCTATTGAAATGAGTAGGTACAATGGTGAACATATTTGCCAATGTTATGTACTTGTAAGATCAGTAGTTTAATCAGACACTTGAGATAGACGTCTAATATCTTAAAGGTGCATGACGTATATTTATGACGaagtaagtttttatttcatgtcaaattaaaacaaaaactaagtacctatgtttATATATAGACAACAGTTAAATACTAACCAGAGGCGCTAAACGTTGCTCTACCTACGCCGTTAAACGTTtaccttttatttaatttcattcgTGTAAGCTCTACCACACTTTCCTTTTATGgtaattttaatgaattaaaatatGGTTTATAACGCCCATTATATGCCTGTCGAAGTTTCTACTTACCCttcttacctacctactcttTCGAGAACTTTTGCAATAACCATTTCTGTCCATCCTATGTTATGTTAGTCGACTCAGTTTTCCGTATTTAGACtggtggtccattatgcgtgctgaCGTTGACTATGTAACCAGACCTAACTCCTACCAGGCGATATTCACAAGCTTCGTTGAGCGACCTCGTTAGTTTGAGGATTGGTACCCATTGTGCTGCCACTCacgcattccaggattacaagGGACAGTTTGTTCTGCACCCAGGCATCTTCTACAAAGTGGACTGTCTGTTAGCTCTGAGGTGATGGGCCTCTTGTTAATTTGATAGTGACCCGTGATGATACCCACTATTCGAAGATCGTCCGGCTTATCCGCTATCCTCTTCCAGCTTAAGTAACCATTTGCCATACGATCAACCAACTTTCCCCTCTCATTTCAGTACCAGTTATTCCTGGTAGAAGCAATCTTGACGCTACACCGACACAACTCCTGGTCGTTCCAACTGTCTCCAGACGGCAAGCGTATAGTCCACGGATGCTTACAACTCATCGGCTCCGTATTCGTCATCGCTGGGACATTCCTAGGCCTGGCTGAGACCAATATGGAAGTCTCCACTCCGCATGGGATTTGTGGTAAGTGGTTACTCTTTCCGCTATAGGCAGTAGCACTCAACTGTATGTTTCCACTGAGAATGGGGAGATCTGCAGGTAACGGCCAAACACCGAGAGGGAGAGAGGGACATAGCGTCCTATCTCTCTCTCACTATAAAGCTTAAGCCACAGTATATGACAAGTTCCGGAGGCGGAAACGCCTAAAAGAATTCTGTAGTACCGTTGAGACTTTAAGCAACATGTCAGCCTCTGTAGTGTGACTTAATAACTTAACCATCGAACCGGAGGTCCTGGGGTCGGTTCCCGGTTAGATCGATTACGGAAAGGATCTCTTCTAAATTGACTCCGGTCGTCCTTCAGCAACCCGCAAGGAAAAAGCGTTGTGGAATATGCGCCATAGCCCCTCAGTACAGGGCAGCTCCAGTGAAACATTATATTAGGAAGGCTATTTGTTACAATACAACACGCCTAAAAAGACAAATATCATTTTCGCTATTGCAAAATACGATATCTTGTAATGTGTAGTAAGAtctgataaaacaaaatgctaTCAAACACTCACTTCTCTTGGTTATCTCCGACGATGTATTTCGAATTTTGTACGATATTCCGGTACCTACGTTTAAAAAAAGCGCTGTTTTGCAATAGCATAAATCTATTTACACAATTTCAGAAGTAATAGAGGATTAGGCAAATCCATAGATGACAATTGGCGGCTACCAGCAGTCGGGCATTGGTAGTGTAATTTCATAAAATCTGCGGTCGACGGGAGCATATTTGCACCTCGTAATATTTAACCGAGTCATTTTACAGCATATAGGGTGTtcgtgacaccgtaacgaacactttcagggatgtttcagaccatgattctaagttgatatcaagtggaattttccgtcgcaaaagcatagaactgaaaataattttaaataacacaatatggccatgaattttccgacaggaaaatccacttgatatcaactcagaatcatgagctgaatcgttCCCcgcagtattcggtacggtgtcaatAACACACTGTATGTCTTCTAAAATACAAATACGTACATTTCCTTCCAGGTGTGATAGCTCTTGGCTTCTCCCTCATAAGCTTCATAACGGGCATCGTGACACTTTTCTCCGCAAAAGTTCGACTGATGGTCAAGACTGGACCTATTAAGATCCTCCACGTCGCTGTCGGCCTATTTTCAGTTTCCATGGGCCTTGTGACCATAGCCATAGGGTTCAACATGGACTACTTCAGCTCCTCCCAAGGAACATCGATATCAGGAGCGATGATATCGTTTGTTGCGTTTATTCTATTCTACGTCATGATCCAACCGATTGTCGACCTAGTGTCTACTACTAGAAAAAATATGTGACTAAATGTTGCTGGCTCCACTGATGAGGGTAGTACAGCGTGAATGGACATTGTGGTTGATAATGTGAGtggctaataaaaaatattcttaaaaataaaaagcacaTTTAAAAATACAGTAAATTATTTGATGTTTATGTACAGTAACATACAGAATAACAAAGTGTTTGCCACTTACTATGTTTAAATGATATTGATTGGTGAATTATATTTtaactaaattattaatttaagattttaatttgtattaagtatatttttaattaataatcaataaaaagaaaacagacacaaaaaataaaaaggtaagcACAACATTGAATGGttcaaaattttagtttttaagcataatttatgATTATGTATAAAAATTATCCAGTTTTGTATGAGCGTATTTGGGTTCACTTTTATTCCAATCAAAATAGCAATAAACAAAATCAACTACTAATACTAATTACGTGTATTatgtcgttttaaaattaagtttgtttatatttgtataaacacttgtattgttattgtagaaataaataataatattaagtatctaTTGTGTAAGTGACCTAATACGTGTGTGGTTGACGTcgaataaagtgtttttaataaaatagcccttatttctttttatttaggGCTCCCTCCGGAAGCCCTTGGAGGGCACAAATGCGACAGGCGATGTCTTGATTCCAAGTGTCATACAAATGTGTTATAATTAATGGTCAAAATGATCCATGGTCTGTAAgcctttatataatattttaatataatgaaATATTGATAACTTTTATATTGAAAAATGTAGTTCTGAGTTCTCTCTATAATTCTGACAAAAGTATGAAATTAATACAGAATGACAATATTTTATCATActgtattattaattattcacacatatttttttttaaattatttttacaacctccgtggtcaccatcgggttcgattaccgacggggacattgtcgatatccttcgatatcactttgtgagactgtcctttgtttagtaaagaCCTTACAGGCTTGATTCGCCTGATTGTCCAGTAAAAAGTAAGATatttccatgcttcggagggcacgttaagctgttggtcctggccGTATTAGCTGTAAAAGAgctccaccaaccagcagtggagcggcgtggtggagtatgctccattccccctccgattgattgaggggaagtctatgtccagcagtgggacgtatataggctgttcatttatgttatgtattattattcagtacttttaatgaaaatattagaTTACTTATCTAGATAACTTttaatctaaatataaaaactCAAGTCCATTACCATGTAAAACATTTAATGTGCAAATAAAAGAATAGTCTTATCGTATAAAAGGCTAGGTTTACGACTTAGGAGGCTGTTTCTTGGCGGCCTCGGCAGCAGCTTCTGTCTTCTCAAAGTCAGCGATCAGCGCCTCCACCTCCGCGCTGGATAACACTCGGATGATAGTCTTGTTGTCCTTACGAGTCAGTGTCGCCATCTCAACTGGAAGTAAATATaagaactttttttatttttattattatttcttatcattttttatatttttttcttttttcaaaggacttcctttaaaaacattttaaaggatttttttcattcatttatgATTAGAgttatgaggtcaatgacctACCCCATCAACtgtgaaattatttataattatgcagTTTCACTTGCATtgtgaacaaaaaaatattaactcacTAACTTTTTCccaaaaagtcccatataaaatttcatccCCTCTTTGAAGGTGTTGGGGGTagattttcacaaaaaaaatatgcaccagtcacaaatagtccgcataccttATCCTTATTCATACCAGTTTTTAGCTATCTACCTTAAAAATGTGGaatactccatacaaacttccagcCCCAAATTtcagggaagtggggggttagaaagagaaaaTATAGCCTAtttcactctccatcccttcaactatcttcacttaaaaaatcacgtcaattcaaGGCTCCATTTTAACGAGAAAGACggaacaaacatacatacacacacactttaCCATTTATAATATCACAGAACTATCAAACTACTAGAGGGTACAAATGGTGAAGGGAAACAGTTTTTTTAATAGGCTAATGAATATTAGCCTGTATCAGATTCCTGATAAACAAATCATTAGTTACTATTATTGCTTAATACCTATTTGGAAGTGATgaaaaaaattgttttgttaCCTTTTTCAGGAGTAAGCTTAGTCATGTCTAAAGTCTTACTGAGGACTTTGATGGCCAGAGCTTGAGCTTCTGCTAGGGTGGTCTCATTCTCCTTGTATTCCTGTTTCAAACTCGACACAGCAGCCTGTAAAATTATAATGACTATAAGTTAGATAAAGAAATGGAATTTCAAAGTTTCCACTTACCCCGTTGGGATAGGCGGGAGTTTATATACTAGAGTATGTAtactatgtatgtaaaaattagTTATTTTCACAATTGTATTCAATagaaatgttata
It contains:
- the LOC126374584 gene encoding uncharacterized protein LOC126374584; protein product: MDRPSTSRQSMEKVDKVEMYEVREHVPYHAEVTRAPGSAEYDAESGQLYTSSWEAAWTAICQLVNLLHHMQVAIVTFVMWHFALTSAPNGSISNLQLHIIFAGTGYQLFLVEAILTLHRHNSWSFQLSPDGKRIVHGCLQLIGSVFVIAGTFLGLAETNMEVSTPHGICGVIALGFSLISFITGIVTLFSAKVRLMVKTGPIKILHVAVGLFSVSMGLVTIAIGFNMDYFSSSQGTSISGAMISFVAFILFYVMIQPIVDLVSTTRKNM